GCTCATATGTTTTGATTcaaagaacattttcaaatctgatgacTGGGGGGCTTCATTGGAAAATACTGCAGAGACTGTAGGACTGTTCTGTTGAAACCCCAGCAAGGGTTAGGGCTAGCGTTCCTACACTACTTTTTTTTACACTCAGTGCTGGTTTTTGGTATCCGAGGGAACTTTAGTCCGAGTGATAGTTAGCTCCTATCTGCCACTTTTTCTTGGAGACttttggctgcctatgttgagAATCTAATTGCTTTACAATGTGCTTCTCCACCTCACCTGATGAGGGCGCTCTCCTGCAGGAGCTCTCTGCTTAGGTTCAGGGGAATGTCCTCGCTGTCCACCACACCTGCACAGAGCACAACAGTCTCTTCACTTCCAAACCTCTCCTCCAGGAGACCCCAGCGTACTCATCAAACAGTTATGCACAGAACAGCAGGCAGTGATGTAATATATTGGGGAGGTGCATGCACTGACTGTCCCGAGAAACACAATCAAGAGGTTTTGCATAGTTTCTACGAGGAGCACAAACTGGGCACTTGCTGTGCTTCAGATCTACTTCATGTAAATGGGAGAGCATCTGCCCCAAATCCTGTGCCGGCCTGCCTGGGAGTGACTGTCTGAAACCTTTGTCACATGGTCTACAACCGTCAGATCATTGAAAGTGTGAACCGTCTTCACAACAAGCCAGGTGGAGAAGTTTGTGGATCTGGCCTGAGCAAGAAGAACGTCAGCAACGTGGACAGCTGGCGATATGCAGCAAATAACCCTCAccaaagaggaagaaaaaggcTACCCTGTCACATTTTACTGCCAACGAATTAAAATACATCACATACCGTTGGACTACTGACATTCCGCCTTGCAGCTCTAATCTACACGTATTccccaaaaatatattttctatccACATGATCCAGACCCAAAACTGCTTTATCCGttcatgtattttaattcaGGGTCTGGGGGGGGGGCCtatggaaacccacacaaacacggggagaacatacaaactcaggTGGTATCAGCTCCGTGACACTGACCTCGCAGGAAGCGCAGCCACTTGGGCAGGATGTCGGTGGCCTTGGTTTGGATCAGCACCTTGCGGCTGTACAGAGCCACGCTGGAGCCCATCTCCCTGCTGACGTCAAACATGGAGGGCTTCTGCACAGAGACAGACAACGAAGCACCGTCAGCCCACCCCCCCTGCCTCGGCTAAGGGTAAACCACCCTGTCGGAGCTCAACACCCTTCCACAGGGCACCGGCAACCTCTACAAGACTGTactgcagacatttcaccatggAAATGGTCCCGTGTGATCTGCGGAGTTAACAGATCAGGAGTATTTGTCAGCAAGACCATCTCGAAATCAAGAGCCATGTTTCTATTGGGTTAAAGGCAACGTACTCACAAGCcagcttgtttacagtgtaacaGGGCTGCAGCACGTCACCAGAAGTTTTGTATCGCAGAATAGGGGGCTGTGGAAATGTCATCTATTTAGTGATGTCaactggaggttttacacattactggGTACATCTGACTTTTATTGTAGTTTGAAATGctcattctttctaaccctaaaatacaaaaatggtgctgcagttcccctttcaaCTCCTCCACTCAGGGCAGCAGTCGCACCTCAGCCACCCTCTCCCAAGAGCGATACCGCGGGTGGGACAGGGAACTCGGACAGAGGCAGGAAGACGCGCTTTCCCAGACGGGGCACGCGACAATAACACAGAGTTGCGTTCTCGGGGCCAGGGGGTCTTGCGGTTTTCTCTGTGCTGGCAAACGCCCCGGCCGGCTCCCGGATCTGTCGCTCGAGAGCACGCGCGAGCCCGCCGCGGCGCCGGCCGCTCACCATCTCCGGCACGTAGAAGACGCTGCGGATGTTGAGGGGGGCGTCGGTGCGGTAGTGCACCACGTAGCGGGGCTTGTCGTAGGCCTGCGCCACGTAGCGGTAGAACTCCTCGTGCTGCCATTCGCTGATTTCCTTGGGGTCCATCATCCACAGAGCCTGGGAGACAGCACAGCAAACACCGCCGGTAAACCTCACTCGCTGGCGGGCCGCGCTCCACCACCTCTCAAGCCCAGCGGCCCCCCATTAAATCGGCGTTTATCGGCCCATGGGACATCACGATAAACAAACTGCCTTCCACAGCGGATCAGTGCAGTTCTTTCCCCATTATTCGTCTGGGCTCCGCGAGAGGCACCAGGCTAACAGTGCCGTCGCTGCTGTGGCTGACCGGTCCTGCGGCGTCTCGGGGCTCAGAGCGAAGGGCTGGGGGCAGGAGAGGATGGGAGACGGACGGGCGGCCCTTACCTGCAGGGTGTTGAGCCTCCGCCCGTTCAGGAATATGGGGAAGCTGACGAAGTTGCTGTACTTGGTGACTACCTCTGCAATGAAGAGACCAGCGTTAGTCTCGCCCAGATGTTTAGCCCAGCACGCTAAACACTCTACCAGCAAGACGAGGCACAGCAAAAAACTGATATATCCTCATTTCACCTATAAAATGAATGACTGGGGTTCTCCAGGATAAAAATGGAGACCACTGCCTAATTAACAGACCCCTGAGAATATCCTAAATTTGAcctctttctgtttttgttctgcattcCTACGAATACCCAAGACTTCAGCTGACTGGTTCCTCTAGTTACATGGCTAGATCATGCAACAGCCACACAAAGCAGGTCCTGGCTTGTCTTACCTTTGACCCTGTCCTCAGAAGCAAACTCCTTGCAGTCATCCTTGAGGTGCAGGACGATCTTGGTGCCCTGTCTCACTCCTTTCGCCTCGGCAATCTCAAATACCCCGGAGCTGGAAAACACCACGCTGGAGAGTGAGGAGCTGAGAAGAAGGAAGAGGTCTGTGCAAGAGGGGACAAGTGTGTAGGTCCAGCGTCCTGCAGGCTGGCAGTGCCAAGTGCGCCAGCGTCACCACACCGCGCAGCAGCTGCTGGGTCACAGATACCTGCCAGGAAGGAACCACCTCCAGGGTCTTCAGCGACGTGCGTGCCTTAAAGAAAGCGGACCGCTGCTTTCAGGAGGACGTGGTCGGCGGTCCCTCTTACCCGTCGGAACACCACTTGTATCCGGTGCTGCCCGGCTCCGCGCACTGAGAGAACACGTCCACTCTGTCGGCCACCATGAAGGCGGAGTAGAAGCCCACGCCGAACTGGCCGATGATCTTGCTGCTGGCCTCCGCCTGGTTCTGGAGGGCCTCCAGGAATGCCTGCGGGACGAGAGACAGGAGCTCAAGCACATGGGGCGGGCGCTGGGGATCCAGGGGTGTCCTTGCTGAGCCGGGGGACAGCAGCTCTTCTCCGAGGAAATACGCCGGCACTAAAACTGCTGCTCTGTGATCAACCGCTAAGCTGTTACTGAAATGGTGGAGGAGTGGTCAGGGCCCCGAGTTCAAATCCCTGAAGAGGCACAGCAGTTGTACTCCCGAGAAAGAGACCTTGCTCAGATCGCCTCAGGAAAGCTCCCAGCTGCATAAATGAGCACCAGCATGAGTTGCCTTGGATAAATGCATCAGACGAGagccaattaaaaatgaaaatgtattttcgaATATAATTCCTTTTAAAGGGCAGTGATGTGGGGAGGATGGTTTCCTCGAAAGGCGCGACAGAGCATGAGTCAAGGTCGTAACATCCCTGTCCATTGCTGAGCACGGCACGGAGTCCGAGTCTCAGTCTTGCAGAGCTGCTGCAGGAACAGGGGGTCTGGCTTCAGACGATCAGGGGAGCAGACGACATCTCTCTGAATCTTCACAGATGCCCTGCTGGcgcggggggtgggggggggagtgggTGCAGGCATGTGCAACATCTCAGGAGACCAGAGCGGGACTCAGGACAGCCACAAGGACGCCAGAACGAGACCAGAGGCACTCCTACCTTAGAGCCGGAGCGAGCGATGGTGCCCAGGTTGGAGACCAGCTCCTCCTTGGTCATGCCAATGCCAGTGTCCTGCAGAGAAGGTGGCAGGGGGTGAGAACTGCACTGGACCAGCAATAGAGCAAAGGAAGGCAATATAACAAGAAGATGCAGATATCTAGATGATTCCTGACGGTTTAATCACAGGAGGCCTAGGACATCAGGAATACTGAGGGTTTAGATTCTTAATAGTCGCTGAAAGAAATTGATCTTGATTGATTACCAACCTGATAACCATCATGAACACTTGCCTTGTGTTACTAATGCATCAGAAGTCCTGTACAGGGTTCTGGGATACCTCAGTATTCAACTGTGATGTATACAACATTGCTCAGTTGCATCCCATGAAGCGGAATTTGTAATGATTTGCAACAGTTTCCATTTCAGCATGTACGGCAAAGCAGTGAGAATGTACACCTTCTGGCAGTGCCCTCAGCTGTTAAGCAGTGGAGTAAGAGCAGAATGTTCTGGACAATGACCGCAAAGAGATGCATCTATGTCTTTCAGATCATATGACATTAAGCTTCAAAGCACAGAGAGCAaactgggtaacaaattaaGAATCACATTTATGTCTCATTAGATAGTTAAAAAGCGTTAGATCATAGCGTTTATAAGTACATGTTCCGTTCTTTATATTGCACGTTATTGTAAAATACTCGGAGGCCCAACATAAGTAATGCAATTTACTATGCTGATGCAGTACCCTAGACAGCCACCAGATGGCGGAACGGCAGTTTTTTCTTTTAGCATTTGCTATTTTCCAACATTAAAAAGGTAATCTGTCCTTTCTCTGTTTTGTGCCAAAGCCTCATTTTGCTCCAGAAAATGTCAAGGCTGTGCCAAGTGCACGGCCTCCGAGCCAAGAGAGGTAACAAGTGAACTAAAGAACTGGCATCTATTGTAACACCTCCAGGCTACAAAGAACATATCAGGGAACTGATGCACAAAGCAACTCTTCTTCCGATATATTTGCATCATGCATCATCTAGTTATAACATTAACCCAATCTTGATCTTAAAAGCAATCACTTCGTGATATAAAAACTCTTTACCTGAAGAGAACACTTTCCTGTCCAGTTGAAATGGTATAAATGTCACTCCTGTGCACTCTCCCATTTGTCTCCATCTGCACTTAGAAAGCGAGTGTATCACATGCTCAGTTGGGCATGTCCATGCTCAGAAAGTAAATGCCAGCCAGCCTTTTCGAGGATGAGTTCCACAGTGTGATCAGCTCACCTCAAACCAGTTTGCTCTACAGAAACGGCTGTATCCTGTGATGCAGGTTGTGTGCATGCAGCATCCAGGCTGGGAGACAGCAGCAGTGTGTTTATGAGCACATACGGGCAGAGACAGACTCTATGGTGTTTCAGCTGTAGAACTGAAACGGCTTCAGTTTGTTCTGAATGAAGATTACTGGCCTGGGCTTCTGCCACTGCACGGCTTCTCAAAGGCAGGCACCACCTTTTCACTGATTTCTAACTCAGTTACAGTAACTTATTTGCTTCGTGTGCCTGAATCTCACCACCTCCAGAAGCTACTATCTCCACACAGTGTAGTCCTGGTTACTCCTGACCATTTTTAATGATCTGGGGCCTTCAGCTATTGTGTTCTCTATAGATCTGTTGGCCTTCACTGAAGTCATTTAGTATCCTGTATCCATTTAGTATCCATTTAGAAAGCAGCTGAGAAATGATGTTCATGAATGTGCATTATACACCTgggcagtgcggtggctctgtggctaaggatctgtggccggaaggttgctggttcatatcccgcagccggcagaggaatcctactccgttgggcccctgagcaaggcccttaaccccagctgctccaggggcgtagtataaatggctgaccctgcgctctgacccccaagcttctctccctgtctgtgtgtctgatggagagcaagctggggtcagcaaaaagacaaattccacaagacaaatacaagaaaacagatatggccaataaagtgatcttatcttattttatcACACATCTGCGTGTGCTGTAATGGCAGAGCAGGGATCTGGACACCTTGCTCCCGAGAGACGCTGTGCAGACGCACAGTGTGGGACGCTGTGCCACCAGCGGGCATGGCAGGCCGGTACCTGGATGGTGAAGGTGCCCTTGGCAGAGTCTGTCTGCAGGTGGATCTCCATGGGCCCAGAGTCTCCCCCCGCCGACACCTGCCTGTGGCGCATCTTCTCCAGAGCATCGCTGCCGTTGGAGATCAGCTCCCGGATGAACACCTACAAGTTGAAACGGCAGAGCGCGTGATAAGACACCCTGGGGTGAGGGAGTCGGGGACAAGCGAGCCAGTTATGGAGCTGAAGCCCGagatcctggcttctttcaaggctGAGGCTGGACGAGATCCACGGGTCAATAGCGAAGCGCTTACCAGCCCAGCCACCCTGAATCTCGCCCCTTTCTTTTCCAAAATTCAGGAAGAGCACAGAGTGGTAAAGTGACTGCCCGGTCTTTGGTTCTGAGCTCGCCAAGGTGCTCGTCTGCAGCACAGCTACCAGGATCCCAGGTTGTATTGGGAACAAAACGCCACAACACACAAAAGAACCTTTGCACCCGCGGAGAGGACATGCAGACATGTTCCCCAAGCTAGAATCCAATCCAGGATCCTGGAATCGAGAAAGAGTGGCGCCGACGGCCGTACCACTAACCCATCCCAAGGGCAGGGAGGCAAAGCGAAGGAGAGAGAAAGAATACATTCAGCCAATTACATTAACTAAATATGACTGTAACTGCTCAAAGAGCTGCAAATCCGTGTTCTAGgtgctgcaaaggaaaagcGAGTTTTACATTTCCCAGCCTTTTCTCAAATGTGTTGTGCAACAGTGAGTCTTATGGGTGTCCAGAAACCAAAGCTTTACTGTATTAACATTGAGAGAGGTATCAGCCTTCCTGCAAGTAAAACCACATCACAGGGGATATTAAGATAGTGATAGCACATCATAACATATCCTCTATTTCTAATGACTGTCAAACCCAATCCATGGCTTCATGTTTAATGTTGGACCAGTTGTGAGCTTCCCAGAGTTTCAGTAGCAGAAAACAGAAGCACAGTCTGGGCTCAAGCCAGCAATCTTCAGCCTTAAAGGGAAAATCCAGGTCTCCAGACAGAACAGCGCCTCACTCACCTCCTTCTCAGAGTACAGAGACCGCGCCACAATGTCCAGGAGCTTCTTGGTTTCTGCCTGGAACTCATGCTTGTCAAAGGATCCTGACGGAAAATGGAACCAggagacaaagtcaacccaaacCTGACTGCGGTTGGATGGTTAAGCATCAAACATGCAAGTGAGCCTGCGAGCTGCATTGCACAGAGGTAGTGTGTCACTCCCCCACCGCAGGCAGGCAGGAGCAGCGTGGAGCTGTGGTGAGGGTTCAAGAGTTCAATTCCCAGACCCTGCTGCTGTCCCTTTCAGCAAAGTGCCTCACCCACATTGCTCCAGTAAAACACACCGCGGTACACCTGGGTatcgctttggataaaagcatcagacaAATCTGAATTAAATAAAAGTGCTAACACTGTTCACAAAACAGATGTATTTGCGTATTTATAAATCCCTAAAAAAATGCCTCTTTCGCAAACATTTGCATGAAACAGGAGACACAAAAAGATAAGGCCACTTCTTCCTCTTGGAAGTTAGCCATCTATTTCAGCAGAAGGGCAGCCCGTGTCACTCACCCTGGACGTCTTCCGTGTCGCTGATGATGTTGTGCAGGGGCTCCTCTTCCGTGCTCTCGGCGGTCTGGGTGCTGTGTGCCCTCCAAGCCAGGGCCCGGCCGGGCAGAGTGGGCTGCCTCTGGACACTCAGGACACGAGGCGGTCCCCTGAAGATCCTGGGCGTCACCGCCGAGCTGTCTGGAAACGCACATCGGCCCAGAACGGCACAGACCCCTTTCAGAGACGAGGCCTGCGCAGGACAGCAGCATCGCCACGTGCACGGAATACTGAAGCAGAGTAGGAGCTCAGCTACTACAGTACCTGGCTGAGAATACACAGCAGTCAAAAGCTTAAACTGAGGGCATACGAGTGTTTTTAAATACTTAGGATTGAGCAGACTGTGCTTGAGCGTTTCTTTGGCGACAAGAGTTAATACTGGCAGCCACAACTGGAGATGTCTTCGGTACGAGAATATTGTCATGCATCCTTCTGAGTGTGGTGGGGAGCTGTTGCCCTAATTCGCAGTGATTTTCCACCACCAACTGAAAGATACAAATGAGCAGCTGGACTCTTTAAAAGTGACAGTGAGAACAATCAGTGGTGGCAGCCTGACAAGGTGACCAGCCGAGCAGAAGAGGAACAAGACTCGGGGATTGGGAGATGGAGGCAAAATCTAACCCtatgtgcatttttgtttctgttatatAGACCCAAACAAGAGACACAAGCATTTTTAGTGTTGTACACTTTCGCAGAGCTTGTGTGCTTGAAGCGAGAAGGGGATGAAGAAAAATCAAAGGTCTAGAGATGCATGTTAGGATTTAAAACAACAAGTGCTGTATGTTCACATGGTTAGATTCTGCTGCACTCCTTTCCCCACCAAGGATACAAGCTGACCAGATAAGTCATCAGGACCAATTCCTGGTAGACTTGCCTCCTTTCCTTTGGTCAGACACTACAAACTAGTAGcgcattaaaaacagaaaaggtaaGAGGAATAGGCACTGTCAACAATATCAGTGTTGAGAAGTGTGAAGATCTGTACGTGGGTAGCAGAGGTGAGCTTGAGAAATAAAGTGATGAAACTTCCCTTGTAAACTtcttaaaatgcacattttctttattcatgTAGTGAAACGTACCGCAATGAGTTTAAGACAGACTGATGAGAAAACTAACTTCTCCCACTGACACACAGAAATGCTTCTGGCAGTGACGTAGAACCGTGATATATCCGGCTAAGAAAGAAAGCATCAATGTCacccaaataataataaactaccTAATAATAAAGGGTGAAAGAATGTTATTTTCGCGTTCTCCTCAGAGAATTCATGGTAAAGTCGCTCAAAAACTGATCCTTGGATCACAAAATGTCCTGCCACTAATTGAGAAGCGGCTGTCACTTGCCAGTGCTGTACACATGGATCACCCGGCGTCGCTGTACGCAACATACCTCCGGCTGGGCTCCCAGAACTGAACGCCGCAGAGATGCCTCTGCTCCCCCACGCTCGGCCCCAAGACTGCGGGACCCGGCGATCGGCAGTTTGCGAGGCTCGTAAACCCAGCTTGATCAGCGCCTGGTACCGAAACATCGTTGTAGCGCTCCAGTAGACTGACCTCCACAGCCGACCAGCACAGCGCACAGTGCGAACTCGAAGAGCGTGGTTACACCCCGCCCCCTCTCACTGTCCCGGCGCTCGGGGATGACGTCACCGAACGCCCAGCGCGCTGCCTGAAAGGAGCCTACGAACTCCAAATTCAAGACGCGCATAATGTCATTTATTGAATGCACGTTAGCGGACCTAATCTTATACGTGTATATCTACGCGCTTTaacattattacatttaaataaaataattggctTTTTCAAATTGATCAGCCGTGATATTGATAAAGGTTCAGTGTGTCCTCGGGAGAAGGAATTTGAAGGTCATAGAAGTCGAGCTGAGCTGCGTTGCAGCAGAAATATCACGAAATTGATAGTCGTGCTGCCCTGCAAGCAGACGGTAATCACATTGCAAAGTAACGTTGAAACATCTCTcatgtgcattaaaaaaaataaaacgggTAGTGTTCTTTTTTCACGGAAGGGATACTAAAGGAAACTGCTGATTGAACAGAGGTGCTACAGGTACTGGAAATACTTAAGCTCTCTATAAAAGCGGAGTAATCTGCAAAGATCAGTTGTatttagggggaaaaaaagatgttttaagaTGGCATGAGCCATGATCAATAATTCTTCCAGCAGACGCGTGACACAGTTATTTTACCCACTGACTAGAAAATTGCTAATGTATCCACTATCcgtaaaaataattacagaacaCAAGATCTCCACTGTGTAGAATCAAAGATTTTGAAAAGATGGGTTTTGTTTAACTATTCTAAGAGTGCTGGATACAAACACTGCATGTGATATGGTATGGttagattttcagaatatttttggTAAAGTTCAATATAAAAGATTCATTCTCAAATTTAGGAATTAAAGGATAAGAAACGGGGCACAGATAAGGGGTGAATGTTCAGATTGGGGtgatattattaaattaagCTCAGTAATCTGTATTTGAACAGATTGCTCTGAATTATCTTTATCTTGAcgctaatatttattttactagtTATGTTGACAGGTACCCAACTAGGAGGATTAACAAACACTTTCAAAACACCAAATTCTGGATTTGACAACCGCTTGGCAGACGACACTTAATGTAGATCAGAGCAGGGTGTTGCATGCAGGGAGCAAAAAgaaactgcaaataaaaaaataaaaaggccaaGTTTCAAGACTCTGAGTATACTCAGAGTATACTTATTCCTTTTGCTGCACAAGGCGTGTAGCTAACTTCATTACTGCAATATCGCATTATTGAATAGCGTAGTGAAGCGTTCAATTGTCTAAATGTTTCCCATTCTCATCCTGGTTAAATTTTACTTCTCCCCCTTACTGTACTTTTGCTGCAGTATCCTTCTCTGCCTGCACCTGCAGTTCACTGGGTACTGCTGTTCTGTCACCATTTTCTacagcaatgtgtttttttcttctttgtcctAATTTGGGAAACTATTTGGGATTTATTCTTGGGATAAATCAGTTCCATGCTTCAGGCAGAGTCTGTTTAAGTAAAATGTGGCCATTCATTCTCCAGAAATCCCATATCTGTCTTGTGCTCATTTGACTTCTCTTTAGCTTTTATTCCTTTAAACAATTTTCCTGAAACTGTGAACCTCATACTCACAGAATTCACATACAGGCACCTGGTCCTGTCACCCTTTTCCATTTCATTCTCCATTTGACTATTTCTTTGGTAGATTCCTTTTGGATCTCAGTTTCTCCGATCTTTCCATCATATAACTTGTAGTATATTACTAATAATGATTGTGCTGAACTCCTCCTTTCATCCCAGTAGATCCCAAAGCGTTTCAGATACAAAAAGGAAGCCAGTTCATCCCCCATTTTAACACAGCCAgcacctgggtgacacacagcagTCATTCTGCACAtgcagccccactgcactgcAGGCCAGTTGGATAAATGGGAAATAGCATCGCCAGTTAACGTTGCATACGGGTGCTAGCACCTCTGACTGTACTGCGACCCCGGCCGGGGTTTTGGATTGGAAACGAGACCAGAAGGAAGAGCACCACTACTGGCCCATCACCACTCATTAAAGTAGCAGCCCAGCTATGCCTGAAGGTCACCCATTCCAGTACAGAACTCACCAGGCCCAGCTGCGCTTCGCTTCCGAAGCTTGACGACACCAGGACACGAGGATCTGCAAACCTGTTAACAACTATCATCGCCTTCGGCAATATCTTTTCATCTCTGTTGACAAAGTGTCGATGCATCACTTTGCTCCTGACAGCTGAAGTTTCAAATTAAAAAGGTTCTGCAAGCTTTAAGCACTGCACCCCTGCAGGCAATCAGTGCTTAATTCAGGAGCTGCCATTTCTGATGAActccaatgtgtttttttccccacacaacTTCTATAATTAAAACGGGAGTAATAGATGTTAATCAAATGCACTAAAATTAACACCTGCTCTGCAAGAATGTCACAGTTGCAAGCTCATTACCCAGGAATTGTCATGAAAGAACCCAATCACAATATTGTACAAAAAATTCACctcaaatgtaattaaatactTCACTCTACTAAAATGTGCAGAACGAACTGTCAGGTCCTGTTCCCTACTTGCTACCAAAGACTTTTGAGTTCTTAAAATGTGTGTATTATT
This sequence is a window from Lepisosteus oculatus isolate fLepOcu1 chromosome 19, fLepOcu1.hap2, whole genome shotgun sequence. Protein-coding genes within it:
- the trap1 gene encoding heat shock protein 75 kDa, mitochondrial, with amino-acid sequence MFRYQALIKLGLRASQTADRRVPQSWGRAWGSRGISAAFSSGSPAGDSSAVTPRIFRGPPRVLSVQRQPTLPGRALAWRAHSTQTAESTEEEPLHNIISDTEDVQGSFDKHEFQAETKKLLDIVARSLYSEKEVFIRELISNGSDALEKMRHRQVSAGGDSGPMEIHLQTDSAKGTFTIQDTGIGMTKEELVSNLGTIARSGSKAFLEALQNQAEASSKIIGQFGVGFYSAFMVADRVDVFSQCAEPGSTGYKWCSDGSGVFEIAEAKGVRQGTKIVLHLKDDCKEFASEDRVKEVVTKYSNFVSFPIFLNGRRLNTLQALWMMDPKEISEWQHEEFYRYVAQAYDKPRYVVHYRTDAPLNIRSVFYVPEMKPSMFDVSREMGSSVALYSRKVLIQTKATDILPKWLRFLRGVVDSEDIPLNLSRELLQESALIRKLRDVLQRRLIKFFVDQSKKEPEKYSKFFEDYGLFMREGIVTTAEQDVKEDIAKLLRYESSALPAGQQTSLQDYASRMKAGTRNIYYLCAPSRHLAEHSPYFEAMRKKDMEVLFCFEQFDELTLLHLREFDKKKLISVETDIVVDHYKEEKFEDSKPASERLPEKQAEDLMSWMRNVLGQRVTNIKVTPRLDTHPAMITVLEMGAARHFLRTQQLAKSGEERAQILQPTLEINAGHDLIKKLNELKDSNPDLAQLLLEQIYDNAMIAAGLNDDPRPMIGRLNELLTRALEKH